From the Manis javanica isolate MJ-LG chromosome 11, MJ_LKY, whole genome shotgun sequence genome, one window contains:
- the LRRC10B gene encoding leucine-rich repeat-containing protein 10B, translating to MGIAESTPDELPSDAEEQLRGGEQQLELSGRRLRRLPSAVCALSRLQKLYVSGTGLRELPEEIEELRELRILALDFNKLERLPDGLCRLPRLTRLYLGGNRLLALPAEFAQLQSLRCLWIEGNFLRRFPRPLLRLVALQSLQMGDNRLRALPAELPRMTGLRGLWLYGNRFEEFPPALLRMGRLHILDLDRNHLGGFPDLHPLRALRVFSYDHNPVTGPPRVADTVFLVGEGAVERMAERDEPTPRPRPRCPARAFDDEEEEDLLIGGGVSRALGPPEGSLRALEAAPGLGT from the coding sequence ATGGGCATCGCCGAGTCCACGCCAGACGAGCTGCCGTCGGACGCGGAGGAGCAGCTGCGCGGCGGCGAGCAGCAGCTGGAGCTGAGCGGGAGGCGGCTGCGGCGGCTGCCCAGCGCCGTGTGCGCGCTGAGCCGCCTGCAGAAGCTGTACGTGAGCGGCACCGGGCTGCGCGAGCTGCCGGAGGAGATCGAGGAGCTGCGCGAGCTGCGCATCCTGGCTCTGGACTTCAACAAACTCGAACGCTTGCCTGACGGCCTGTGTCGCCTGCCGCGCCTCACGCGCCTCTACCTGGGTGGCAACCGGCTGCTGGCTCTGCCCGCCGAGTTCGCGCAGCTGCAGAGCCTGCGCTGCCTTTGGATCGAGGGCAACTTCCTGCGGCGCTTCCCGCGGCCGCTGCTGCGCCTAGTGGCGCTGCAGTCCCTGCAGATGGGCGACAATCGGCTGCGCGCGCTGCCCGCCGAGCTGCCGCGCATGACGGGCCTGCGTGGCCTCTGGCTCTACGGCAACCGCTTCGAGGAGTTTCCCCCCGCGCTGCTGCGCATGGGCCGCCTGCACATCCTCGACCTTGACCGCAACCACCTGGGCGGCTTCCCCGACCTGCACCCGCTTCGCGCCCTGCGCGTCTTCTCCTACGATCACAACCCGGTCACCGGGCCACCGCGCGTCGCGGACACCGTCTTCCTCGTGGGCGAGGGCGCAGTCGAACGCATGGCCGAGCGCGACGAGCCCACGCCTCGGCCGCGGCCTCGGTGCCCAGCGCGGGCCTTCGACGACGAGGAGGAGGAAGACCTGCTCATAGGGGGCGGGGTCTCCCGGGCTCTGGGGCCCCCCGAGGGCAGCCTCCGAGCCCTGGAAGCCGCTCCAGGACTGGGCACCTGA